A window of the Lagenorhynchus albirostris chromosome 1, mLagAlb1.1, whole genome shotgun sequence genome harbors these coding sequences:
- the PLCB2 gene encoding 1-phosphatidylinositol 4,5-bisphosphate phosphodiesterase beta-2 isoform X1, with protein MSLLNPVLQPPGVKAYLSQGERFIRWDDETTIASPVILRVDPKGYYLYWTYQNKEMEFLDITSIRDTRFGKFAKMPKSQKLRDVFNMDFPDNNFLLKTLTVVSGPDMVDLTFHNFVSYKENVGKDWAEDVLALAKHPLMANASRSTFLDKSLVKLKMQLNPEGKIPVKNFFQMFPADRKRVEAALSACHLPKGKNDAINPEDFPESVYKSFLMSLCPRPEIDEIFTSYHAKAKPYMTKEHLAKFINQKQRDSRLNSLLFPLARPDQVQGLIDKYEPRGINVQRGQLSPEGMVWLLCGPENSVLAQDKLLLHHDMTQPLNHYFINSSHNTYLTAGQFSGLSSAEMYRQVLLAGCRCVELDCWKGKPPDEEPIITHGFTMTTDIYFKEAIEAIAESAFKTSPYPVILSFENHVDSPRQQAKMAEYCRTIFGDMLLTEPLEKFPLKPGIPLPSPEDLRGKILIKNKKNQFAGPPAPSQEPGGEAEGSGPPNVPVGEDTAWAGEEGAELEEEEVEEEEEESGNLDEEGMKKMQSDEGTAGLEVTAYKEMSSLVNYVQPTKFISFESSAQKNRSYVISSFTELKAYDLLSKSSVQFVDYNKRQMSRIYPKGTRMDSSNYMPQMFWNAGCQMVALNFQTMDLPMQQNMALFEFNGQSGYLLKHEFMRRLDKQFNPFSVDRIDVVVATTLSITVISGQFLSERSVRTYVEVELFGLPGDPKRRYRTKLSPSTNSINPVWKEEPFVFEKILMPELASLRVAVMEDGNKFLGHRIIPINALNSGYHHLCLHSESNMPLTMPALFVFLEMKDYVPDTWADLTVALANPIKFFSAHDKKSVKLKEAMGGLPENPFPLGSPVARQVNGASALPSNGSAAAQAKAREEATKDAAAEPRTASLEELRELKSVVKLQRRHEKELRELERRGARRWEELLQRGAAQRAELRPPGAGGGGEGRGRKLGPGKGSRKNRTPPGEDPAGSAPAEGPEGAGAHLRELRDRLELELLQQGEEQCECVRRCRAQQVAEQMTKMMELAREKQAAELKTLKETLETDTKEVKKKLEAKRLDRIQAMMKVTTDKMAQERLKREINNSHIQEVVQVLKQMTENLERHQEKLEEKQAACLEQIREMEKQFQQEALAQYEAKMKGLEVEVKESVRTCLRACLPSAEEDKPERPCRVSRELCEQDALTEKTDAEETLL; from the exons GAAACAACAATAGCCTCCCCGGTTATCCTCCGTGTGGATCCCAAGGGCTACTACTTGTACTGGACGTATCAGAATAAG GAGATGGAGTTTCTGGATATCACCAGCATCCGGGACACCCGCTTTGGGAAGTTTGCCAAGATGCCCAAG AGCCAGAAGCTCCGGGATGTCTTCAACATGGACTTTCCTGACAACAACTTCCTGCTGAAGACGCTCACCGTGGTGTCTGGCCCCGACATGGTGGACCTCACCTTCCATAACTTCGTCTCCTACAAAGAGAACGTGGGCAAG GACTGGGCTGAAGATGTCCTGGCTCTGGCCAAGCACCCGCTGATGGCCAACGCCTCCCGCAGCACCTTCCTGGACAAGAG CCTGGTGAAACTCAAGATGCAGCTCAACCCTGAAGGAAAGATTCCTGTGAAGAA tTTTTTCCAGATGTTTCCTGCTGACCGCAAGCGGGTGGAAGCTGCCCTCAGCGCCTGccacctcccaaaaggcaag AATGATGCCATCAATCCCGAGGACTTCCCAGAATCCGTCTACAAGAGTTTCCTCATGAGCCTTTGTCCTCGGCCAGAAATAGATGAGATCTTCACTTCCTA CCACGCCAAGGCCAAACCCTACATGACTAAGGAGCACCTGGCCAAATTCATCAACCAGAAACAGCGCGACTCCAGGCTCAACTCCCTGCTGTTCCCGCTTGCGCGGCCTGACCAGGTGCAGGGCCTCATCGACAAGTACGAGCCCAGAGGCATCAACGTGCAGAGGG GCCAGCTGTCCCCCGAGGGCATGGTATGGTTACTCTGCGGGCCAGAGAACAGCGTGCTGGCCCAGGACAAGTTGCTGCTGCACCACGACATGACGCAGCCGCTCAACCATTACTTCATCAACTCCTCCCACAACACCTACCTGACAG CTGGCCAGTTCTCAGGCCTCTCCTCCGCCGAGATGTACCGCCAGGTGCTGCTGGCGGGCTGCCGCTGCGTGGAGCTGGACTGCTGGAAGGGGAAGCCCCCTGACGAGGAGCCCATTATCACCCACGGCTTCACCATGACCACAGACATCTATTTCAAG gaagcaaTTGAAGCTATTGCAGAAAGTGCCTTTAAGACCTCCCCTTATCCGGTCATCCTGTCGTTTGAAAACCACGTGGACTC ACCCCGCCAACAGGCTAAGATGGCCGAGTACTGCCGAACGATATTTGGGGATATGCTGCTCACAGAGCCACTGGAAAAGTTCCCA CTGAAACCAGGCatccccctgcccagccctgagGATCTCCGAGGCAAGATCCTCATCAAGAACAAGAAGAACCAGTTTGCtggtcccccagcccccagccaggaGCCGGGTGGGGAGGCTGAGGGGAGCGGCCCACCCAATGTCCCTGTGGGTGAGGACACAG CGTGGGCTGGTGAGGAAGGGGctgagctggaggaggaggaggtggaagaggaagaggaggagtcgGGAAACCTGGATGAAGAAGGGATGAAGAAGATGCAGTCAGATGAG GGCACAGCGGGCCTGGAGGTGACGGCTTACAAGGAGATGTCCAGCCTAGTCAATTACGTCCAACCCACCAAGTTCATCTCCTTCGAGTCCTCTGCCC AGAAGAACCGAAGTTATgtcatttcctccttcacggaGCTCAAGGCTTACGACCTGCTCTCCAAGTCCTCAGTGCAGTTTGTGGA CTACAACAAGCGCCAGATGAGCCGCATCTACCCCAAGGGCACCCGCATGGACTCCTCCAACTACATGCCCCAGATGTTCTGGAATGCTGGTTGCCAGATGGTTGCCCTCAACTTCCAGACGATGG ACCTGCCCATGCAGCAGAACATGGCGCTCTTTGAGTTCAACGGGCAGAGTGGCTACCTCCTCAAGCATGAGTTCATGCGCCGGTTGGACAAGCAGTTCAACCCCTTCTCGGTGGACCGCATCGACGTGGTGGTAGCCACCACCCTTTCCATTACG GTGATCTCTGGGCAGTTCCTGTCAGAACGCAGTGTGCGCACCTATGTGGAAGTGGAGCTGTTTGGCCTTCCTGGGGACCCCAAGAGGCGCTATCGCACCAAGCTGTCACCCAGTACCAATTCCATCAATCCTGTCTGGAAGGAGGAGCCCTTTGTCTTTGAAAAG ATCTTGATGCCTGAGCTGGCCTCCCTCAGGGTGGCTGTGATGGAGGACGGCAACAAGTTTCTTGGACACCGCATCATCCCCATCAATGCCCTGAATTCTG GATACCACCACCTGTGCCTGCACAGCGAGAGCAACATGCCGCTCACCATGCCTGCACTCTTTGTCTTCCTGGAGATGAAGGACTATGTACCTGACACCTGGGCAG ATCTCACGGTGGCCCTCGCCAATCCCATCAAGTTCTTCAGTGCTCATGATAAGAAGTCTGTGAAGCTCAAGGAAGCCATGGGAGGCCTGCCTGAG AATCCCTTCCCTCTCGGGAGTCCAGTTGCCCGCCAGGTCAATGGGGCATCAGCTTTACCGAGCAACGGGTCAGCAG CAGCCCAGGCCAAGGCCAGGGAGGAGGCCACGAAAGACGCTGCGG CAGAGCCGCGGACCGCTAGCCTGGAGGAGCTGCGGGAGCTGAAGAGCGTCGTGAAGCTGCAGCGGCGGCACGAGAAGGAGCTGCGGGAGCTGGAGCGGCGCGGCGCGCGGCGCTGGGAGGAGCTGCTGCAGAGGGGCGCGGCGCAGCGGGCCGAGCTCCGGCCGCCGGGCGCTGGGGGCGGCGGCGAGGGCCGGGGCCGCAAGCTCGGCCCGGGGAAAGGCTCCCGCAAAAACAG GACCCCGCCGGGCGAGGACCCCGCCGGGTCGGCGCCGGCCGAAGGCCCCGAGGGCGCGGGCGCGCATCTGCGAGAGCTGAGGGAcaggctggagctggagctgctgcagcAGGGCGAGGAGCAGTGCGAGTGTGTCCGGAGGTGCAGGGCGCAGCAAGTGGCCGAG CAAATGACCAAGATGATGGAGCTGGCCAGAGAGAAACAGGCTGCAGAGCTGAAGACCCTCAAGGAGACTTTGGAGAC TGACACCAAAGAGGTGAAGAAAAAGCTGGAGGCCAAGAGGCTGGATCGGATCCAGGCCATGATGAAGGTCACCACAGACAAGATGGCTCAGGAGAG GTTGAAGAGAGAGATTAACAACTCCCACATCCAGGAGGTGGTGCAGGTCCTCAAGCAG ATGACGGAGAACCTGGAGAGGCACCAGGAGAAGCTGGAAGAGAAGCAGGCAGCCTGCCTGGAACAGATCCGGGAGATGGAAAAGCAg TTCCAGCAGGAGGCGCTGGCACAGTACGAGGCCAAGATGAAGGGCCTGGAGGTGGAAGTGAAGGAGTCGGTGAGGACCTGCCTCAGGGCCTGCTTGCCCTCTGCGGAGGAGGACAAGCCTGAGAGGCCCTGCAGGGTCTCCAGGGAGCTGTGTGAGCAGGATGCACTCACAGAGAAGACAGACGCCGAGGAGACCCTCCTCTGA
- the PLCB2 gene encoding 1-phosphatidylinositol 4,5-bisphosphate phosphodiesterase beta-2 isoform X2 has protein sequence MSLLNPVLQPPGVKAYLSQGERFIRWDDETTIASPVILRVDPKGYYLYWTYQNKEMEFLDITSIRDTRFGKFAKMPKSQKLRDVFNMDFPDNNFLLKTLTVVSGPDMVDLTFHNFVSYKENVGKDWAEDVLALAKHPLMANASRSTFLDKSLVKLKMQLNPEGKIPVKNFFQMFPADRKRVEAALSACHLPKGKNDAINPEDFPESVYKSFLMSLCPRPEIDEIFTSYHAKAKPYMTKEHLAKFINQKQRDSRLNSLLFPLARPDQVQGLIDKYEPRGINVQRGQLSPEGMVWLLCGPENSVLAQDKLLLHHDMTQPLNHYFINSSHNTYLTAGQFSGLSSAEMYRQVLLAGCRCVELDCWKGKPPDEEPIITHGFTMTTDIYFKEAIEAIAESAFKTSPYPVILSFENHVDSPRQQAKMAEYCRTIFGDMLLTEPLEKFPLKPGIPLPSPEDLRGKILIKNKKNQFAGPPAPSQEPGGEAEGSGPPNVPVGEDTAWAGEEGAELEEEEVEEEEEESGNLDEEGMKKMQSDEGTAGLEVTAYKEMSSLVNYVQPTKFISFESSAQKNRSYVISSFTELKAYDLLSKSSVQFVDYNKRQMSRIYPKGTRMDSSNYMPQMFWNAGCQMVALNFQTMDLPMQQNMALFEFNGQSGYLLKHEFMRRLDKQFNPFSVDRIDVVVATTLSITVISGQFLSERSVRTYVEVELFGLPGDPKRRYRTKLSPSTNSINPVWKEEPFVFEKILMPELASLRVAVMEDGNKFLGHRIIPINALNSGYHHLCLHSESNMPLTMPALFVFLEMKDYVPDTWADLTVALANPIKFFSAHDKKSVKLKEAMGGLPENPFPLGSPVARQVNGASALPSNGSAAAQAKAREEATKDAAEPRTASLEELRELKSVVKLQRRHEKELRELERRGARRWEELLQRGAAQRAELRPPGAGGGGEGRGRKLGPGKGSRKNRTPPGEDPAGSAPAEGPEGAGAHLRELRDRLELELLQQGEEQCECVRRCRAQQVAEQMTKMMELAREKQAAELKTLKETLETDTKEVKKKLEAKRLDRIQAMMKVTTDKMAQERLKREINNSHIQEVVQVLKQMTENLERHQEKLEEKQAACLEQIREMEKQFQQEALAQYEAKMKGLEVEVKESVRTCLRACLPSAEEDKPERPCRVSRELCEQDALTEKTDAEETLL, from the exons GAAACAACAATAGCCTCCCCGGTTATCCTCCGTGTGGATCCCAAGGGCTACTACTTGTACTGGACGTATCAGAATAAG GAGATGGAGTTTCTGGATATCACCAGCATCCGGGACACCCGCTTTGGGAAGTTTGCCAAGATGCCCAAG AGCCAGAAGCTCCGGGATGTCTTCAACATGGACTTTCCTGACAACAACTTCCTGCTGAAGACGCTCACCGTGGTGTCTGGCCCCGACATGGTGGACCTCACCTTCCATAACTTCGTCTCCTACAAAGAGAACGTGGGCAAG GACTGGGCTGAAGATGTCCTGGCTCTGGCCAAGCACCCGCTGATGGCCAACGCCTCCCGCAGCACCTTCCTGGACAAGAG CCTGGTGAAACTCAAGATGCAGCTCAACCCTGAAGGAAAGATTCCTGTGAAGAA tTTTTTCCAGATGTTTCCTGCTGACCGCAAGCGGGTGGAAGCTGCCCTCAGCGCCTGccacctcccaaaaggcaag AATGATGCCATCAATCCCGAGGACTTCCCAGAATCCGTCTACAAGAGTTTCCTCATGAGCCTTTGTCCTCGGCCAGAAATAGATGAGATCTTCACTTCCTA CCACGCCAAGGCCAAACCCTACATGACTAAGGAGCACCTGGCCAAATTCATCAACCAGAAACAGCGCGACTCCAGGCTCAACTCCCTGCTGTTCCCGCTTGCGCGGCCTGACCAGGTGCAGGGCCTCATCGACAAGTACGAGCCCAGAGGCATCAACGTGCAGAGGG GCCAGCTGTCCCCCGAGGGCATGGTATGGTTACTCTGCGGGCCAGAGAACAGCGTGCTGGCCCAGGACAAGTTGCTGCTGCACCACGACATGACGCAGCCGCTCAACCATTACTTCATCAACTCCTCCCACAACACCTACCTGACAG CTGGCCAGTTCTCAGGCCTCTCCTCCGCCGAGATGTACCGCCAGGTGCTGCTGGCGGGCTGCCGCTGCGTGGAGCTGGACTGCTGGAAGGGGAAGCCCCCTGACGAGGAGCCCATTATCACCCACGGCTTCACCATGACCACAGACATCTATTTCAAG gaagcaaTTGAAGCTATTGCAGAAAGTGCCTTTAAGACCTCCCCTTATCCGGTCATCCTGTCGTTTGAAAACCACGTGGACTC ACCCCGCCAACAGGCTAAGATGGCCGAGTACTGCCGAACGATATTTGGGGATATGCTGCTCACAGAGCCACTGGAAAAGTTCCCA CTGAAACCAGGCatccccctgcccagccctgagGATCTCCGAGGCAAGATCCTCATCAAGAACAAGAAGAACCAGTTTGCtggtcccccagcccccagccaggaGCCGGGTGGGGAGGCTGAGGGGAGCGGCCCACCCAATGTCCCTGTGGGTGAGGACACAG CGTGGGCTGGTGAGGAAGGGGctgagctggaggaggaggaggtggaagaggaagaggaggagtcgGGAAACCTGGATGAAGAAGGGATGAAGAAGATGCAGTCAGATGAG GGCACAGCGGGCCTGGAGGTGACGGCTTACAAGGAGATGTCCAGCCTAGTCAATTACGTCCAACCCACCAAGTTCATCTCCTTCGAGTCCTCTGCCC AGAAGAACCGAAGTTATgtcatttcctccttcacggaGCTCAAGGCTTACGACCTGCTCTCCAAGTCCTCAGTGCAGTTTGTGGA CTACAACAAGCGCCAGATGAGCCGCATCTACCCCAAGGGCACCCGCATGGACTCCTCCAACTACATGCCCCAGATGTTCTGGAATGCTGGTTGCCAGATGGTTGCCCTCAACTTCCAGACGATGG ACCTGCCCATGCAGCAGAACATGGCGCTCTTTGAGTTCAACGGGCAGAGTGGCTACCTCCTCAAGCATGAGTTCATGCGCCGGTTGGACAAGCAGTTCAACCCCTTCTCGGTGGACCGCATCGACGTGGTGGTAGCCACCACCCTTTCCATTACG GTGATCTCTGGGCAGTTCCTGTCAGAACGCAGTGTGCGCACCTATGTGGAAGTGGAGCTGTTTGGCCTTCCTGGGGACCCCAAGAGGCGCTATCGCACCAAGCTGTCACCCAGTACCAATTCCATCAATCCTGTCTGGAAGGAGGAGCCCTTTGTCTTTGAAAAG ATCTTGATGCCTGAGCTGGCCTCCCTCAGGGTGGCTGTGATGGAGGACGGCAACAAGTTTCTTGGACACCGCATCATCCCCATCAATGCCCTGAATTCTG GATACCACCACCTGTGCCTGCACAGCGAGAGCAACATGCCGCTCACCATGCCTGCACTCTTTGTCTTCCTGGAGATGAAGGACTATGTACCTGACACCTGGGCAG ATCTCACGGTGGCCCTCGCCAATCCCATCAAGTTCTTCAGTGCTCATGATAAGAAGTCTGTGAAGCTCAAGGAAGCCATGGGAGGCCTGCCTGAG AATCCCTTCCCTCTCGGGAGTCCAGTTGCCCGCCAGGTCAATGGGGCATCAGCTTTACCGAGCAACGGGTCAGCAG CAGCCCAGGCCAAGGCCAGGGAGGAGGCCACGAAAGACGCTGCGG AGCCGCGGACCGCTAGCCTGGAGGAGCTGCGGGAGCTGAAGAGCGTCGTGAAGCTGCAGCGGCGGCACGAGAAGGAGCTGCGGGAGCTGGAGCGGCGCGGCGCGCGGCGCTGGGAGGAGCTGCTGCAGAGGGGCGCGGCGCAGCGGGCCGAGCTCCGGCCGCCGGGCGCTGGGGGCGGCGGCGAGGGCCGGGGCCGCAAGCTCGGCCCGGGGAAAGGCTCCCGCAAAAACAG GACCCCGCCGGGCGAGGACCCCGCCGGGTCGGCGCCGGCCGAAGGCCCCGAGGGCGCGGGCGCGCATCTGCGAGAGCTGAGGGAcaggctggagctggagctgctgcagcAGGGCGAGGAGCAGTGCGAGTGTGTCCGGAGGTGCAGGGCGCAGCAAGTGGCCGAG CAAATGACCAAGATGATGGAGCTGGCCAGAGAGAAACAGGCTGCAGAGCTGAAGACCCTCAAGGAGACTTTGGAGAC TGACACCAAAGAGGTGAAGAAAAAGCTGGAGGCCAAGAGGCTGGATCGGATCCAGGCCATGATGAAGGTCACCACAGACAAGATGGCTCAGGAGAG GTTGAAGAGAGAGATTAACAACTCCCACATCCAGGAGGTGGTGCAGGTCCTCAAGCAG ATGACGGAGAACCTGGAGAGGCACCAGGAGAAGCTGGAAGAGAAGCAGGCAGCCTGCCTGGAACAGATCCGGGAGATGGAAAAGCAg TTCCAGCAGGAGGCGCTGGCACAGTACGAGGCCAAGATGAAGGGCCTGGAGGTGGAAGTGAAGGAGTCGGTGAGGACCTGCCTCAGGGCCTGCTTGCCCTCTGCGGAGGAGGACAAGCCTGAGAGGCCCTGCAGGGTCTCCAGGGAGCTGTGTGAGCAGGATGCACTCACAGAGAAGACAGACGCCGAGGAGACCCTCCTCTGA
- the PLCB2 gene encoding 1-phosphatidylinositol 4,5-bisphosphate phosphodiesterase beta-2 isoform X3 — MEFLDITSIRDTRFGKFAKMPKSQKLRDVFNMDFPDNNFLLKTLTVVSGPDMVDLTFHNFVSYKENVGKDWAEDVLALAKHPLMANASRSTFLDKSLVKLKMQLNPEGKIPVKNFFQMFPADRKRVEAALSACHLPKGKNDAINPEDFPESVYKSFLMSLCPRPEIDEIFTSYHAKAKPYMTKEHLAKFINQKQRDSRLNSLLFPLARPDQVQGLIDKYEPRGINVQRGQLSPEGMVWLLCGPENSVLAQDKLLLHHDMTQPLNHYFINSSHNTYLTAGQFSGLSSAEMYRQVLLAGCRCVELDCWKGKPPDEEPIITHGFTMTTDIYFKEAIEAIAESAFKTSPYPVILSFENHVDSPRQQAKMAEYCRTIFGDMLLTEPLEKFPLKPGIPLPSPEDLRGKILIKNKKNQFAGPPAPSQEPGGEAEGSGPPNVPVGEDTAWAGEEGAELEEEEVEEEEEESGNLDEEGMKKMQSDEGTAGLEVTAYKEMSSLVNYVQPTKFISFESSAQKNRSYVISSFTELKAYDLLSKSSVQFVDYNKRQMSRIYPKGTRMDSSNYMPQMFWNAGCQMVALNFQTMDLPMQQNMALFEFNGQSGYLLKHEFMRRLDKQFNPFSVDRIDVVVATTLSITVISGQFLSERSVRTYVEVELFGLPGDPKRRYRTKLSPSTNSINPVWKEEPFVFEKILMPELASLRVAVMEDGNKFLGHRIIPINALNSGYHHLCLHSESNMPLTMPALFVFLEMKDYVPDTWADLTVALANPIKFFSAHDKKSVKLKEAMGGLPENPFPLGSPVARQVNGASALPSNGSAAAQAKAREEATKDAAAEPRTASLEELRELKSVVKLQRRHEKELRELERRGARRWEELLQRGAAQRAELRPPGAGGGGEGRGRKLGPGKGSRKNRTPPGEDPAGSAPAEGPEGAGAHLRELRDRLELELLQQGEEQCECVRRCRAQQVAEQMTKMMELAREKQAAELKTLKETLETDTKEVKKKLEAKRLDRIQAMMKVTTDKMAQERLKREINNSHIQEVVQVLKQMTENLERHQEKLEEKQAACLEQIREMEKQFQQEALAQYEAKMKGLEVEVKESVRTCLRACLPSAEEDKPERPCRVSRELCEQDALTEKTDAEETLL; from the exons ATGGAGTTTCTGGATATCACCAGCATCCGGGACACCCGCTTTGGGAAGTTTGCCAAGATGCCCAAG AGCCAGAAGCTCCGGGATGTCTTCAACATGGACTTTCCTGACAACAACTTCCTGCTGAAGACGCTCACCGTGGTGTCTGGCCCCGACATGGTGGACCTCACCTTCCATAACTTCGTCTCCTACAAAGAGAACGTGGGCAAG GACTGGGCTGAAGATGTCCTGGCTCTGGCCAAGCACCCGCTGATGGCCAACGCCTCCCGCAGCACCTTCCTGGACAAGAG CCTGGTGAAACTCAAGATGCAGCTCAACCCTGAAGGAAAGATTCCTGTGAAGAA tTTTTTCCAGATGTTTCCTGCTGACCGCAAGCGGGTGGAAGCTGCCCTCAGCGCCTGccacctcccaaaaggcaag AATGATGCCATCAATCCCGAGGACTTCCCAGAATCCGTCTACAAGAGTTTCCTCATGAGCCTTTGTCCTCGGCCAGAAATAGATGAGATCTTCACTTCCTA CCACGCCAAGGCCAAACCCTACATGACTAAGGAGCACCTGGCCAAATTCATCAACCAGAAACAGCGCGACTCCAGGCTCAACTCCCTGCTGTTCCCGCTTGCGCGGCCTGACCAGGTGCAGGGCCTCATCGACAAGTACGAGCCCAGAGGCATCAACGTGCAGAGGG GCCAGCTGTCCCCCGAGGGCATGGTATGGTTACTCTGCGGGCCAGAGAACAGCGTGCTGGCCCAGGACAAGTTGCTGCTGCACCACGACATGACGCAGCCGCTCAACCATTACTTCATCAACTCCTCCCACAACACCTACCTGACAG CTGGCCAGTTCTCAGGCCTCTCCTCCGCCGAGATGTACCGCCAGGTGCTGCTGGCGGGCTGCCGCTGCGTGGAGCTGGACTGCTGGAAGGGGAAGCCCCCTGACGAGGAGCCCATTATCACCCACGGCTTCACCATGACCACAGACATCTATTTCAAG gaagcaaTTGAAGCTATTGCAGAAAGTGCCTTTAAGACCTCCCCTTATCCGGTCATCCTGTCGTTTGAAAACCACGTGGACTC ACCCCGCCAACAGGCTAAGATGGCCGAGTACTGCCGAACGATATTTGGGGATATGCTGCTCACAGAGCCACTGGAAAAGTTCCCA CTGAAACCAGGCatccccctgcccagccctgagGATCTCCGAGGCAAGATCCTCATCAAGAACAAGAAGAACCAGTTTGCtggtcccccagcccccagccaggaGCCGGGTGGGGAGGCTGAGGGGAGCGGCCCACCCAATGTCCCTGTGGGTGAGGACACAG CGTGGGCTGGTGAGGAAGGGGctgagctggaggaggaggaggtggaagaggaagaggaggagtcgGGAAACCTGGATGAAGAAGGGATGAAGAAGATGCAGTCAGATGAG GGCACAGCGGGCCTGGAGGTGACGGCTTACAAGGAGATGTCCAGCCTAGTCAATTACGTCCAACCCACCAAGTTCATCTCCTTCGAGTCCTCTGCCC AGAAGAACCGAAGTTATgtcatttcctccttcacggaGCTCAAGGCTTACGACCTGCTCTCCAAGTCCTCAGTGCAGTTTGTGGA CTACAACAAGCGCCAGATGAGCCGCATCTACCCCAAGGGCACCCGCATGGACTCCTCCAACTACATGCCCCAGATGTTCTGGAATGCTGGTTGCCAGATGGTTGCCCTCAACTTCCAGACGATGG ACCTGCCCATGCAGCAGAACATGGCGCTCTTTGAGTTCAACGGGCAGAGTGGCTACCTCCTCAAGCATGAGTTCATGCGCCGGTTGGACAAGCAGTTCAACCCCTTCTCGGTGGACCGCATCGACGTGGTGGTAGCCACCACCCTTTCCATTACG GTGATCTCTGGGCAGTTCCTGTCAGAACGCAGTGTGCGCACCTATGTGGAAGTGGAGCTGTTTGGCCTTCCTGGGGACCCCAAGAGGCGCTATCGCACCAAGCTGTCACCCAGTACCAATTCCATCAATCCTGTCTGGAAGGAGGAGCCCTTTGTCTTTGAAAAG ATCTTGATGCCTGAGCTGGCCTCCCTCAGGGTGGCTGTGATGGAGGACGGCAACAAGTTTCTTGGACACCGCATCATCCCCATCAATGCCCTGAATTCTG GATACCACCACCTGTGCCTGCACAGCGAGAGCAACATGCCGCTCACCATGCCTGCACTCTTTGTCTTCCTGGAGATGAAGGACTATGTACCTGACACCTGGGCAG ATCTCACGGTGGCCCTCGCCAATCCCATCAAGTTCTTCAGTGCTCATGATAAGAAGTCTGTGAAGCTCAAGGAAGCCATGGGAGGCCTGCCTGAG AATCCCTTCCCTCTCGGGAGTCCAGTTGCCCGCCAGGTCAATGGGGCATCAGCTTTACCGAGCAACGGGTCAGCAG CAGCCCAGGCCAAGGCCAGGGAGGAGGCCACGAAAGACGCTGCGG CAGAGCCGCGGACCGCTAGCCTGGAGGAGCTGCGGGAGCTGAAGAGCGTCGTGAAGCTGCAGCGGCGGCACGAGAAGGAGCTGCGGGAGCTGGAGCGGCGCGGCGCGCGGCGCTGGGAGGAGCTGCTGCAGAGGGGCGCGGCGCAGCGGGCCGAGCTCCGGCCGCCGGGCGCTGGGGGCGGCGGCGAGGGCCGGGGCCGCAAGCTCGGCCCGGGGAAAGGCTCCCGCAAAAACAG GACCCCGCCGGGCGAGGACCCCGCCGGGTCGGCGCCGGCCGAAGGCCCCGAGGGCGCGGGCGCGCATCTGCGAGAGCTGAGGGAcaggctggagctggagctgctgcagcAGGGCGAGGAGCAGTGCGAGTGTGTCCGGAGGTGCAGGGCGCAGCAAGTGGCCGAG CAAATGACCAAGATGATGGAGCTGGCCAGAGAGAAACAGGCTGCAGAGCTGAAGACCCTCAAGGAGACTTTGGAGAC TGACACCAAAGAGGTGAAGAAAAAGCTGGAGGCCAAGAGGCTGGATCGGATCCAGGCCATGATGAAGGTCACCACAGACAAGATGGCTCAGGAGAG GTTGAAGAGAGAGATTAACAACTCCCACATCCAGGAGGTGGTGCAGGTCCTCAAGCAG ATGACGGAGAACCTGGAGAGGCACCAGGAGAAGCTGGAAGAGAAGCAGGCAGCCTGCCTGGAACAGATCCGGGAGATGGAAAAGCAg TTCCAGCAGGAGGCGCTGGCACAGTACGAGGCCAAGATGAAGGGCCTGGAGGTGGAAGTGAAGGAGTCGGTGAGGACCTGCCTCAGGGCCTGCTTGCCCTCTGCGGAGGAGGACAAGCCTGAGAGGCCCTGCAGGGTCTCCAGGGAGCTGTGTGAGCAGGATGCACTCACAGAGAAGACAGACGCCGAGGAGACCCTCCTCTGA